The following coding sequences are from one Lipingzhangella halophila window:
- the prcA gene encoding proteasome subunit alpha, which translates to MPFYVSPEQSMKDKADYARKGIARGRSAVVLRYDGGILLVADNMSRTLHKISELYDRIAFAAVGRYNEFENLRQAGVKFADVRGYAYDRRDVNGRMLANAYAQTLGAVFSESSKPWEVEIVVAEVGETADSDQIYRVTFDGSVVDERDFVAMGGSADRVSTSLKEHFDKDASLAGALAAAMHALAQEGGEQRDIEASSLEVAVLEREREHRKFRRVQGDRLNRLIEEGKAAEEPAAGGDDAGDSDDS; encoded by the coding sequence ATGCCGTTCTACGTCTCCCCCGAACAGAGCATGAAGGACAAGGCGGACTACGCGCGTAAGGGCATCGCGCGGGGCCGCAGCGCCGTCGTACTGCGCTACGACGGCGGAATCCTGCTCGTCGCCGACAACATGTCCCGCACGTTGCACAAGATCAGCGAGCTCTACGACCGCATCGCGTTCGCCGCAGTGGGCCGGTACAACGAGTTCGAGAACCTGCGCCAGGCGGGGGTGAAGTTCGCCGACGTCCGCGGCTACGCCTATGACCGCCGTGACGTCAACGGGCGGATGCTGGCCAACGCCTACGCGCAGACCCTGGGCGCGGTGTTCAGCGAGAGCAGTAAACCCTGGGAGGTGGAGATCGTCGTCGCCGAGGTGGGGGAGACCGCCGACTCCGACCAGATCTACCGGGTCACGTTCGACGGTTCGGTAGTCGACGAGCGTGACTTCGTCGCGATGGGCGGCTCGGCCGACCGGGTCAGCACCAGCCTGAAGGAGCACTTCGACAAGGACGCCTCTTTGGCCGGCGCGCTGGCCGCTGCGATGCACGCGCTCGCCCAGGAGGGGGGAGAGCAGCGCGACATCGAAGCGAGCAGCCTGGAGGTCGCGGTGCTGGAGCGCGAGCGGGAGCACCGCAAGTTCCGCCGCGTCCAGGGCGACCGGCTCAACCGGCTCATCGAGGAAGGAAAGGCAGCCGAGGAGCCCGCCGCCGGCGGCGATGACGCCGGGGACAGCGACGACTCTTAA
- a CDS encoding FKBP-type peptidyl-prolyl cis-trans isomerase — translation MRRRAAALAVPFSAVLLAVSSCGSIPEDWRTPAFLQSDEEELDERLPTVTGEVGEEPKVDFPNIKPPEEQISGVVKKGDGEGELVRSDDMLLANIVDYQWTAKGEYEKTQSTYDSGAPVILELEQMGEELTGDLVDQPVGSRVEFIFPPQDPQEAAAMGQPEPEPGSSVSIVDVEGRFGKGDTVEGEQTTDGGDGMPTAADAGADEPEIEIPDSDPPEDLESVNLIEGEGPEVEAEQQVVVQYTGVQWEDSEQYDSGQVFDSTWSRGGAPATFAIGAGQVIEGWDKGLVGQKVGSRVMLAVPGEMAYDGEEAQQGGQEPPQGPLVFVVDVLGAVDVTPPEEAAAQGDDEESGGEGEEDGEGEDG, via the coding sequence ATGCGACGACGTGCAGCCGCCCTCGCGGTGCCGTTCTCCGCCGTGCTACTCGCGGTGTCGAGTTGTGGTTCCATTCCGGAGGACTGGAGGACCCCGGCCTTCCTGCAGAGTGACGAGGAGGAGCTCGACGAGCGGCTGCCCACCGTCACCGGCGAGGTCGGCGAGGAACCGAAGGTCGACTTCCCCAACATCAAACCGCCCGAGGAGCAGATCTCGGGGGTCGTGAAAAAGGGCGACGGCGAAGGGGAGCTCGTCCGTTCCGACGACATGCTCTTGGCCAACATCGTCGACTACCAGTGGACAGCCAAGGGCGAGTACGAGAAGACCCAGTCCACCTACGATTCGGGTGCGCCGGTCATCCTCGAACTGGAGCAGATGGGCGAGGAGCTCACGGGTGACCTCGTCGACCAGCCGGTGGGAAGCCGCGTCGAGTTCATCTTCCCGCCCCAGGATCCGCAGGAGGCCGCGGCCATGGGCCAGCCCGAGCCGGAGCCCGGTTCGTCGGTGTCGATCGTCGACGTCGAGGGGCGCTTCGGTAAGGGTGACACCGTCGAGGGTGAACAGACCACTGACGGCGGCGACGGCATGCCGACGGCGGCGGACGCGGGCGCCGACGAGCCCGAGATCGAGATCCCCGACAGCGATCCCCCGGAGGACCTCGAATCGGTCAACCTGATCGAGGGCGAGGGGCCCGAGGTCGAGGCCGAGCAGCAGGTCGTTGTCCAGTACACCGGGGTCCAGTGGGAGGACTCGGAACAGTACGACTCTGGCCAGGTCTTCGACTCCACGTGGAGCCGTGGTGGCGCCCCCGCGACCTTCGCGATCGGCGCCGGCCAGGTCATCGAGGGCTGGGACAAGGGCCTGGTGGGCCAGAAAGTCGGTAGCCGGGTGATGCTCGCGGTTCCCGGCGAAATGGCCTACGACGGCGAGGAAGCCCAGCAGGGCGGCCAGGAGCCGCCGCAGGGACCGCTGGTGTTCGTCGTGGACGTCCTCGGCGCTGTCGACGTCACGCCGCCGGAGGAGGCAGCCGCCCAGGGCGATGACGAAGAGAGCGGCGGGGAAGGCGAGGAAGACGGAGAAGGCGAGGACGGCTAG
- the prcB gene encoding proteasome subunit beta: MSETFDGGGRLPAAFMTPGTSSFTDFLREVNPDLLPGLRDVPQGGSSAQHLTPEATTIVALTFPGGAVLAGDRRATAGNVIAHRDMDKLYRADEFSAIAIAGAAGVGIELAKLFQVELEHYEKMEGHSLSLEGKANKLATMIRGNLAMALQGFVVLPLLVGYDEADRAGRIFSYDPVGGRYEEHRFHSIGSGSVYASGALKKLFTDGLTRDDAVTAAVQSLYDAADDDAATGGPDVHRKIYPLVDVITEEGHRRLPNDEIAEVAEAIVRARSERPEGPTAPLR, from the coding sequence GTGTCCGAAACGTTCGACGGCGGGGGACGGTTGCCCGCTGCGTTCATGACCCCGGGAACATCGTCCTTCACCGACTTTCTCCGCGAGGTCAACCCCGACCTACTGCCGGGGCTGCGCGACGTGCCCCAGGGTGGTTCGTCCGCGCAGCACCTCACTCCTGAGGCCACCACGATTGTCGCGCTGACCTTCCCCGGCGGTGCGGTGCTGGCGGGCGACCGCCGCGCCACGGCGGGCAACGTCATCGCACACCGCGACATGGACAAGCTCTACCGGGCCGACGAGTTCTCCGCGATCGCCATCGCCGGCGCGGCCGGCGTGGGCATCGAGCTCGCCAAGCTGTTCCAGGTGGAGCTGGAACACTACGAGAAGATGGAGGGCCATTCCCTCTCACTCGAGGGCAAGGCCAATAAGCTCGCCACGATGATCCGCGGGAACCTGGCCATGGCGCTCCAGGGCTTCGTGGTCCTCCCCCTGCTCGTGGGCTACGACGAGGCGGACCGCGCCGGCCGGATCTTCAGCTACGACCCGGTGGGTGGCCGCTACGAGGAGCACCGGTTCCACTCGATCGGTTCCGGGTCCGTCTACGCCAGCGGTGCGCTGAAGAAGCTCTTCACCGACGGCCTCACCCGCGACGACGCCGTGACGGCCGCGGTGCAGTCGCTCTACGACGCCGCCGACGACGATGCCGCCACGGGCGGTCCCGACGTGCACCGCAAGATCTACCCACTGGTCGACGTCATCACCGAGGAGGGGCACCGCCGGTTGCCGAACGACGAGATCGCCGAAGTGGCCGAGGCGATCGTGCGAGCTCGCAGCGAGCGTCCGGAGGGCCCGACGGCGCCGCTGCGCTGA
- a CDS encoding ubiquitin-like protein Pup yields MATKDTGGQKHADRREESTEEVEETTETTERNEKLDEDVDDILDEIDEVLESNSEDFVRQFVQKGGQ; encoded by the coding sequence ATGGCGACGAAGGACACTGGTGGTCAGAAGCATGCGGACCGTCGCGAGGAATCGACCGAAGAGGTCGAGGAGACCACGGAGACCACGGAGCGCAACGAGAAGCTCGACGAGGACGTCGACGACATCCTGGACGAGATCGACGAGGTACTCGAGTCCAACAGCGAGGACTTCGTGCGGCAGTTCGTCCAGAAGGGCGGGCAGTAG
- a CDS encoding DUF397 domain-containing protein has translation MSERADTGAGRELPPEAQGNEKWHDTTDAVWKRSSLSSEDSDAIVEVAKFDDGFRAVRDGKHPEKGILFFTPAEWEAFVLGAKDGEFDIPEEYLTAEEAAIQRGEVPAKAVPSPNNTRDSGEAE, from the coding sequence ATGAGTGAGCGGGCCGACACCGGCGCCGGACGTGAGTTGCCACCGGAGGCCCAGGGCAACGAGAAGTGGCACGACACCACGGATGCCGTCTGGAAACGGTCGTCGCTGTCGAGCGAGGACTCCGACGCCATTGTCGAGGTTGCCAAGTTCGACGACGGCTTCCGCGCCGTGCGCGACGGCAAGCACCCGGAGAAGGGCATCCTCTTCTTCACGCCCGCCGAGTGGGAGGCGTTCGTGCTGGGCGCCAAGGACGGCGAGTTCGACATCCCCGAGGAGTACCTCACCGCCGAGGAGGCGGCCATACAGCGGGGCGAGGTGCCCGCGAAAGCGGTACCCTCGCCGAACAACACTCGGGATTCCGGCGAGGCCGAGTAA
- the tatA gene encoding Sec-independent protein translocase subunit TatA has product MDFRTLLILLLIAVVLFGAKKLPDLARSIGRSARILKSETKGFREDEESSATDESSDKTGSPQGTQAQAYDYNGPAAQPQQAGYAELPPGQYVVDENGQPVRRQYGS; this is encoded by the coding sequence ATGGATTTTCGAACGCTGCTCATTCTGCTTCTCATCGCGGTGGTGTTGTTCGGGGCCAAGAAGCTGCCGGATCTCGCCCGCTCGATCGGACGCAGTGCCCGGATCCTGAAGTCCGAAACCAAGGGGTTCCGGGAGGACGAGGAAAGCAGCGCCACCGACGAGTCGTCCGATAAGACCGGGTCGCCGCAGGGCACGCAGGCGCAGGCCTACGACTACAACGGTCCCGCGGCCCAACCCCAGCAGGCGGGCTACGCCGAGCTTCCTCCGGGCCAGTACGTCGTCGACGAGAACGGCCAACCGGTTCGCCGGCAGTACGGGAGCTAG
- a CDS encoding diacylglycerol/lipid kinase family protein translates to MTQHITLLVNPTAGGRPAVTATRLLRHLRGGGADVTVVAGRSPQDGARLAREATAAGTDALVAVGGDGVVHTALSGAVGTEVPLAAVPAGTGNDIARAFGMPRSPRAAATAILNGRYVVADTVRVAGQHYLSVLACGLDSRVNERVNGLPVSIGRAGYLYGLLAELRTFSPIRFILDVDGEPLVAEGMCVAVGNTSTYGGGMRVCPGAAYDDGLLEVVLVHAVPRTTFLRLFPRVYTGTHPGLDNVTVLRGHRVTIATSGTGASPAVGYADGERIAETPLTCEVVPGSVRMLTAAALSRTS, encoded by the coding sequence ATGACGCAGCACATCACGCTCCTCGTCAACCCGACCGCGGGCGGCCGTCCTGCCGTGACCGCGACCCGCCTGCTCCGGCACCTGCGCGGGGGCGGCGCCGACGTCACCGTTGTCGCCGGGCGCTCACCGCAGGACGGCGCCCGGCTCGCCCGCGAGGCCACGGCGGCCGGAACCGACGCACTGGTGGCCGTGGGCGGCGACGGGGTGGTCCACACGGCGCTGAGCGGTGCCGTGGGCACAGAGGTGCCCCTGGCCGCGGTTCCCGCTGGCACCGGCAACGACATCGCCCGCGCTTTCGGCATGCCGCGCTCGCCGCGGGCCGCCGCGACCGCGATCCTGAACGGCCGGTACGTCGTGGCCGACACGGTCCGCGTCGCCGGGCAGCACTATCTCAGCGTGCTCGCCTGCGGGTTGGACTCCCGGGTCAACGAGCGTGTCAACGGGTTGCCGGTGTCCATCGGCCGGGCGGGCTACCTCTACGGGCTCCTGGCCGAGCTGCGCACGTTCAGCCCGATCCGCTTCATCCTGGACGTCGACGGCGAGCCCCTGGTGGCCGAGGGGATGTGCGTGGCCGTGGGCAACACGTCGACCTACGGCGGCGGGATGCGCGTGTGCCCCGGGGCCGCGTACGACGACGGGCTGCTGGAGGTGGTCCTGGTGCACGCGGTGCCGCGTACGACGTTCCTCCGGCTCTTCCCCCGGGTCTACACGGGGACCCACCCCGGCCTCGACAACGTCACCGTACTGCGCGGCCACCGGGTCACCATCGCCACGAGCGGGACAGGCGCCTCGCCGGCCGTGGGCTACGCCGACGGGGAGCGGATCGCCGAAACCCCCCTAACGTGTGAGGTAGTTCCGGGGTCGGTGCGGATGTTGACGGCGGCCGCACTATCGCGTACCTCCTAA
- the dop gene encoding depupylase/deamidase Dop, with protein sequence MSVRRIMGIETEYGISVPGNPGANAMVTSTQVVNAYLAASAARARKARWDFEEENPLRDARGFDLAREVADPTQLTDEDLGLANVILTNGARLYVDHAHPEYSAPEVTNPRDAVLWDKAGEQVMADASRRAATIPGVEAIQLYKNNTDNKGASYGCHENYLMRRSTPFGDIVRHLIPFFVSRQVICGAGRVGIGADGRDSGFQISQRADFFEVEVGLETTLKRPIINTRDEPHADPDKYRRLHVIVGDANMSEISTYLKLGTTSIVLSMIEDGFLSIDLSLETPVSDLRAFSHDPDLGHAARLRDGRRMTAVQIQREYLDQARKYVEDKYGTNVDPDTADVLDRWESTLDRLADDPMRLSEELDWVAKLKLLEGYRQRDDIDWGHHRLQLVDLQYSDVRPDKGLYNRLATRGRMRRLLDPAEVERSITEPPEDTRAYFRGRCLAKYADSVAAASWDSVIFDLPGYDSLQRVPTLEPLRGTKEHVGPLLDRSPTAADLVAVLTGERR encoded by the coding sequence AGACCGAGTACGGCATCTCCGTGCCCGGCAACCCCGGTGCCAACGCGATGGTGACCTCCACTCAGGTGGTCAACGCCTACCTGGCGGCCTCGGCCGCGCGGGCCCGCAAGGCCCGATGGGACTTCGAGGAGGAGAACCCGCTTCGCGACGCGCGCGGGTTCGACCTCGCACGCGAGGTCGCCGACCCCACCCAGCTCACCGATGAGGACCTGGGACTGGCCAATGTCATCCTGACCAACGGCGCGCGGCTCTATGTCGACCACGCCCACCCGGAGTACTCGGCCCCCGAGGTCACCAATCCCCGCGACGCGGTCCTGTGGGACAAGGCCGGCGAGCAGGTGATGGCCGACGCCTCGCGGCGTGCCGCCACCATCCCCGGTGTCGAGGCCATCCAGCTCTACAAGAACAACACCGACAACAAGGGCGCCTCGTACGGCTGCCACGAGAACTACCTCATGCGGCGCTCGACGCCGTTCGGCGACATCGTGCGGCACCTGATCCCGTTCTTCGTCTCCCGGCAGGTCATCTGCGGGGCCGGGCGGGTCGGTATCGGAGCCGACGGCCGCGACAGCGGGTTCCAGATCAGCCAGCGCGCCGACTTCTTCGAGGTCGAGGTGGGGCTTGAGACCACCCTCAAACGGCCGATCATCAACACCCGCGACGAACCGCACGCCGACCCGGACAAGTACCGGCGGCTGCACGTCATCGTTGGCGACGCCAACATGAGCGAGATCTCCACCTACCTGAAGCTGGGTACCACGTCCATCGTGCTGTCCATGATCGAGGACGGCTTCCTCAGCATCGACCTGTCCCTCGAGACGCCGGTGTCCGACCTCCGGGCGTTCTCGCACGACCCGGACCTGGGCCACGCCGCCCGGCTGCGCGACGGCCGGCGCATGACCGCGGTCCAGATCCAGCGGGAGTACCTGGACCAGGCCCGCAAGTACGTCGAGGACAAGTACGGTACCAACGTCGACCCGGACACCGCCGATGTGCTGGACCGCTGGGAGTCCACCCTCGACCGCCTCGCCGACGACCCCATGCGGCTCTCCGAGGAGCTCGACTGGGTGGCCAAGCTCAAGCTGCTGGAGGGGTACCGCCAGCGCGACGACATCGACTGGGGCCACCACCGGCTGCAGCTTGTCGACCTGCAGTACTCCGACGTCCGTCCGGACAAGGGGCTGTACAACCGGCTGGCGACGCGCGGCCGGATGCGCCGCCTGCTCGACCCCGCCGAGGTCGAGCGCTCCATCACCGAGCCGCCGGAGGACACCCGCGCCTATTTCCGGGGGCGGTGCCTGGCCAAGTACGCCGACTCCGTCGCGGCGGCGTCGTGGGACTCGGTAATTTTCGACCTGCCGGGGTACGACTCACTGCAGCGCGTTCCCACTCTGGAGCCGCTGCGCGGCACCAAGGAACACGTGGGGCCCCTGCTGGACCGCTCGCCGACCGCCGCCGACCTGGTGGCCGTCCTGACCGGAGAGCGGCGCTGA
- a CDS encoding helix-turn-helix transcriptional regulator, giving the protein MSRRKTERQLNLVICLLATRRFLTAREIRATVAGYAEAETSAAFKRMFERDKKELRESGIPIETGSADVWSEEEGYRISRADYELPEIELLPDEAAVLGLAARAWRYAALGDAAANAVLKLRAAGVPVDSDAAPSVTPVLSTDEPAFLPIWQAVRDRRSVRFDYRKPGAEVTPRQLDPWGVVNVHGRWYVAGYDRDRQASRVFRLSRIAGEVTVLRSGPPIEVPEGVDVRSVVRAQRPEAEGVARLRVRADSGHALRRAALRIVPGEGPAEDGRWDRVDYPFTDVAALVAAVAGFGERVVVEAPPEAREATEDHLRAVATREPQSGEHLAAADGEPAAAGGRGVASSEQLRRLLMLVPYALSHDVRVPEVAAHFGLSEKQVLKDLSLLWMCGLPGYTPGDLIDVDLDAARSTGEIIIGNADPLAQPLRLTADEAASLVVGVGLLGELPGMAGSDALKRAGEKLRGAAEQGRNASEQAEAVDRLAGAVEVRLDLSDEVRELQRRCDEALRAGQRVHLRYLSGYADEVTERDVDPMTLVVQDGHAFLEGWCRLREDVRLFRLDRVLDMTVLPVLAEVPSTARHRDLSDGVLQTSDADALVTLELEPRARWVTEEYVCTAVEELPDGRVRATLRTPAPGWVRRFALRLGPHARVVAPAELAERVRHDARRALNGYV; this is encoded by the coding sequence ATGTCGCGAAGGAAGACCGAACGGCAGCTCAACCTGGTCATCTGCCTGCTCGCGACCCGGAGGTTCCTCACCGCACGGGAGATTCGCGCGACCGTCGCCGGCTACGCCGAGGCCGAGACCAGCGCCGCGTTCAAGCGGATGTTCGAGCGGGACAAGAAGGAGCTGCGCGAGAGCGGGATCCCGATCGAGACGGGCAGCGCCGATGTCTGGAGCGAGGAGGAAGGCTACCGGATATCGAGGGCCGACTACGAGCTGCCCGAGATCGAGCTGCTGCCCGACGAGGCGGCCGTACTCGGACTCGCGGCGCGGGCCTGGCGGTACGCGGCCCTGGGGGACGCCGCGGCCAACGCGGTGCTGAAGCTGCGGGCCGCCGGTGTGCCCGTCGACTCCGACGCGGCGCCCAGCGTCACCCCCGTTCTCAGCACCGACGAACCGGCGTTCCTGCCGATCTGGCAGGCGGTCCGCGACCGCCGCTCGGTACGTTTCGACTACCGCAAGCCCGGCGCGGAGGTGACGCCCCGACAGCTCGACCCGTGGGGCGTCGTCAACGTGCATGGCCGGTGGTACGTGGCCGGCTACGATCGCGACCGCCAGGCCAGTAGGGTGTTCCGGCTGAGCCGGATCGCCGGTGAGGTCACCGTGCTGCGCTCCGGACCGCCGATCGAGGTGCCCGAAGGCGTCGACGTGCGTTCGGTGGTCCGCGCGCAGCGCCCGGAGGCCGAGGGGGTGGCCCGGCTGCGCGTGCGTGCGGACTCCGGGCACGCGCTCCGCCGCGCCGCGCTGCGGATCGTGCCCGGCGAAGGGCCGGCCGAGGACGGCCGATGGGACCGGGTGGACTACCCCTTCACCGATGTCGCGGCCCTGGTGGCGGCCGTGGCGGGGTTCGGCGAGCGGGTGGTGGTCGAGGCGCCCCCGGAGGCGCGTGAGGCGACGGAGGACCACCTCCGGGCGGTGGCGACGCGCGAGCCCCAGAGCGGCGAGCATCTCGCCGCCGCGGACGGGGAGCCGGCGGCGGCGGGTGGCCGCGGCGTTGCCTCCTCGGAGCAGTTGCGCCGGTTGCTCATGCTGGTGCCGTACGCGCTCAGCCACGACGTCCGGGTGCCCGAGGTGGCCGCGCACTTCGGGCTGAGCGAGAAGCAGGTGCTGAAGGACCTGAGCCTGCTGTGGATGTGCGGGCTGCCCGGCTACACCCCCGGGGACCTGATCGACGTCGACCTCGACGCGGCGCGCTCCACCGGGGAGATCATCATCGGCAACGCCGACCCCTTGGCCCAGCCGCTGCGCCTGACCGCGGACGAGGCCGCGAGCCTGGTTGTGGGCGTCGGGCTGCTCGGCGAGCTTCCGGGTATGGCGGGCAGCGACGCGCTGAAACGGGCCGGCGAGAAGCTGCGCGGAGCCGCCGAACAGGGCAGGAACGCCAGTGAGCAGGCCGAGGCGGTCGACCGGTTGGCCGGCGCCGTCGAGGTCCGCCTGGACCTCAGTGACGAGGTGCGCGAGCTGCAGAGGCGGTGCGACGAGGCGCTGCGGGCCGGGCAGCGGGTGCACCTGCGCTACCTCTCCGGGTACGCCGACGAGGTGACCGAGCGCGACGTGGATCCGATGACGCTGGTCGTGCAGGACGGGCACGCCTTCCTTGAGGGCTGGTGCCGGCTCCGGGAGGATGTCCGGCTGTTCCGGCTCGACCGGGTCCTGGACATGACGGTGCTGCCGGTGCTGGCGGAGGTGCCGTCCACGGCGCGCCACCGCGACCTGAGCGACGGCGTGCTGCAGACGTCCGACGCCGACGCCCTGGTCACGTTGGAGCTGGAGCCGCGGGCGCGCTGGGTAACGGAGGAGTACGTGTGCACAGCGGTAGAGGAGCTGCCGGACGGCCGGGTGCGCGCGACACTGCGGACCCCCGCCCCCGGATGGGTGCGCCGGTTCGCGCTGCGACTGGGGCCGCACGCGCGGGTCGTCGCGCCGGCCGAGCTCGCCGAGCGGGTGCGCCACGACGCCCGCCGCGCGCTGAACGGCTACGTTTGA
- the tatC gene encoding twin-arginine translocase subunit TatC, which produces MPLMEHLRELRNRLIKALIFVAAGVGLGFYFFDPVWEVLKQPYCGLPQSSEVTGGSEACSLIYTGIFEAFFLRFKVALIVGILVSCPFWLSQLWLFVAPALRGKEKRYTWFFIGAAVPLFLTGSALAYFITQKAMEILFAFAAEGEIAMITITNYLNYMITMILVFGIAFVVPLIVVLLNIMGVLSHAAIAKWRRLIIFLAFVASAMATPAEPFSMLALAIPVIMLFELAELFCFLNDRRQGRRDPTAGLADDEMSELDEEPSPLDEESPRETPNR; this is translated from the coding sequence ATGCCGCTCATGGAGCACTTGCGTGAGCTTCGCAACCGCCTGATCAAGGCATTGATCTTTGTGGCCGCCGGTGTCGGGCTGGGGTTCTACTTCTTCGACCCCGTCTGGGAGGTGCTGAAACAGCCCTACTGCGGGTTGCCGCAGTCCAGCGAGGTCACGGGCGGCTCGGAGGCCTGCAGCCTGATCTACACGGGCATCTTCGAGGCGTTCTTCCTGCGGTTCAAGGTCGCACTGATCGTCGGCATCCTGGTCTCGTGCCCGTTCTGGCTCTCGCAGCTCTGGCTGTTCGTCGCGCCAGCGCTGCGTGGCAAGGAGAAGCGCTACACCTGGTTCTTCATCGGCGCGGCCGTGCCCCTGTTCCTGACCGGATCGGCGCTGGCCTACTTCATCACGCAGAAGGCGATGGAAATCCTGTTCGCGTTCGCCGCCGAGGGCGAGATCGCGATGATCACCATCACCAACTACCTGAACTACATGATCACCATGATCCTGGTGTTCGGGATCGCCTTCGTCGTGCCGCTGATCGTGGTGCTGCTGAACATCATGGGGGTGCTCAGCCACGCCGCGATCGCGAAGTGGCGCCGCCTGATCATCTTCCTCGCGTTCGTCGCGTCCGCGATGGCCACCCCCGCCGAGCCGTTCTCCATGCTGGCGCTGGCGATCCCGGTGATCATGCTCTTCGAGCTGGCCGAGCTCTTCTGCTTCCTCAACGACCGCCGGCAGGGCCGGCGCGACCCCACGGCCGGCCTCGCCGACGACGAGATGTCCGAGCTCGACGAGGAACCCTCCCCGCTTGACGAGGAGAGCCCTCGGGAGACGCCGAACCGTTAG
- the pafA gene encoding Pup--protein ligase → MERRIFGLENEYGVTCTFRGQRRLSPDEVARYLFRRVVSWGRSSNVFLRNGARLYLDVGSHPEYATPECDTLADLVAHDKAGERILEGLQVDAEQRLHEEGIAGEIYLFKNNTDSAGNSYGCHENYLVGRHGEFGRLADVLIPFLVTRQIICGAGKVLQTPRGALFCVSQRAEHIWEGVSSATTRSRPIINTRDEPHADAERFRRLHVIVGDSNMSEVTTLLKLASTDLVLRMIETGVVMRDYTLENPIRAIREVSHDMTGRRKVRLANGREASALEIQREYLDKVQTYVDRHGTDATGKRILELWERTLEAVETQNLSLVQHEIDWAAKYLLLERYREKHGLSLSSPRIAQLDLTYHDIHRDRGLFYLLQDRGQMERVVGDLKIFEAKSVPPQTTRARLRGEFIRRAQEQRRDFTVDWVHLKLNDQAQRTVLCKDPFKAVDERVEKLIAGM, encoded by the coding sequence GTGGAACGTCGCATCTTTGGTCTAGAGAACGAGTACGGCGTGACCTGCACGTTCCGGGGTCAGCGGCGGCTGTCGCCCGACGAGGTGGCGCGTTACCTGTTCCGGCGGGTCGTGTCGTGGGGGCGGAGCAGCAATGTCTTCCTCCGCAACGGCGCGCGGCTCTACCTCGATGTCGGCAGCCATCCGGAGTACGCGACCCCCGAGTGTGACACCCTGGCCGACCTGGTCGCCCACGACAAGGCGGGCGAGCGGATCCTCGAAGGGCTGCAGGTCGACGCCGAGCAGCGGCTGCACGAAGAAGGCATCGCCGGCGAGATCTACCTGTTCAAGAACAACACCGACTCAGCGGGCAACTCCTACGGGTGCCACGAGAACTACCTGGTCGGGCGGCACGGCGAGTTCGGTCGGCTGGCCGATGTCCTCATCCCGTTCCTGGTGACCCGGCAGATCATCTGCGGCGCGGGCAAGGTGCTGCAGACCCCCCGCGGTGCGCTGTTCTGCGTGAGCCAGCGCGCCGAGCACATCTGGGAGGGCGTGTCCTCGGCGACCACGCGTTCCCGGCCGATCATCAACACCCGCGACGAGCCGCACGCCGACGCCGAGCGGTTCCGCCGGCTGCACGTGATCGTGGGCGACTCCAACATGAGCGAGGTGACCACCCTGCTCAAGCTGGCGTCCACTGACCTCGTGCTGCGGATGATCGAGACGGGTGTCGTCATGCGCGACTACACCCTGGAGAACCCGATCCGGGCGATCCGCGAGGTCAGCCACGACATGACCGGCCGGCGCAAGGTGCGCCTGGCCAACGGGCGCGAGGCGAGCGCGCTGGAGATCCAGCGCGAGTACCTGGACAAGGTGCAGACCTACGTCGACCGGCACGGCACCGACGCCACGGGCAAGCGGATCCTGGAGCTGTGGGAGCGCACCCTCGAAGCGGTGGAGACCCAGAACCTGAGCCTGGTGCAGCACGAGATCGACTGGGCGGCGAAGTACCTGCTGTTGGAGCGCTACCGCGAGAAGCACGGGTTGTCGCTGTCGTCGCCGCGCATCGCCCAGCTCGACCTCACCTACCACGACATCCACCGCGACCGCGGGCTGTTCTACCTGCTGCAGGACAGGGGGCAGATGGAGCGCGTGGTGGGCGATCTGAAGATCTTCGAGGCCAAGTCGGTGCCGCCGCAGACCACGCGCGCACGGCTTCGGGGCGAGTTCATCCGCCGGGCACAGGAGCAGCGCAGGGACTTCACGGTCGACTGGGTGCACCTGAAGCTCAACGACCAGGCACAGCGGACCGTATTGTGCAAGGACCCGTTCAAGGCGGTGGACGAGCGCGTGGAAAAGCTGATCGCGGGGATGTAG